The nucleotide sequence aatgtttggttgaaaaaaaaaaataataataagtaatgaTTCTAGGCTAAAAATATCTAAAGTTTGAAACTACATCCATGAACCTGTCTACACCCATGattttttatgtgtatatataagtgATGAACATAACTTAAACATACACTACATTACATCTAATCATCTGATCATCATTACACAATGGTTATAATAAtgtttgaataataattattatgctttctttctttctaacaTTGATATTTGGATGTTGTAGGAAATTATAATACGCGTTGTCTTGTTGTTGACTTTATTGAATTCAGTTCTTGTAAATGGCCAAATCTATGATGTGCTTAAATTTGGTGCCAAGGGAGATGGTCTTACCGATGAATCAAAGGTACTATCTTGGAATTTACTCTATGAAAATGACTGAATTATGTAAgttttcaaatcattttttaacCAAATTATTATCATATGGTATCCAAGTATATATACATAGCTATTGATAATTTATTATTCATTTTCCTATAAGATAAGAGATCATAATCGTTGTcaacaatattttagttattgAGTAAAGAAGTCTTATACACTTGATCTTTCGATAAAACATATAGGCTTTTCTCGAAGCATGGAAAGCTATGTGTGGTAGTGGTGGGAATCCAAAAACACTCCTTATTCcttcaaataaaacatttttactaCAACCTCTTGTGTTTCAAGGGCCTTGTAAATCTCCTTCAGTACAAGTTAAGGTAactatcaaaattttgttaaaacaaatCACTCACAACTTtatgtgaatttaaatattttcttaaaaaaattatgtgtattCATTTATGCAGTTTGATGGAAAGATTGTTGCGCCGAGAGATAAGACAGAATGGTCGGACTATAAGTCGTTAATATGggttagttttaaaaaaataattggttTAACAGTCAGTGGTTCAGGATCAATTGATGGACGTGGTTCGTCATTTTGGAAGgtgaaaattttgatatatataaaagagatatagtttttattttgtatatatgtttatataaattatctatatctatttaatatgtaaatctaatattttatttttccatattcAATATATCCAGCCAAGAATGTCAGCTTCTAAACGGCCTACTGTGAGTTTATATCTTTCTCACTAAATTTATTCTTAATTGTATAATGAAGATAGCTTTTTCTACATATATAACGATGTTCATGATGAATTTACTTTCCCGTTTTCTTACAGCAATTGCATTTTAAAAATTGCAATAATCTCAATATAATTGGAATAACTTCATTCAACAGTCCAAGAAACCATATAGCAATTAACAAATGTAAAAgagttaaaataacaaaaattaaactcgTAGCACCGAAAGACAGTCCTAACACTGATGGAATTGATATCTCTGGATCAAGAGATGTCGATATTTACGACACAGTAATTGGAACTGGTACATAACTAATATATCTCTCTTGCACATTCATTAattgaaaattgatttgaaatGGTTCTTTGAATTTAAatcttcttaaaaatatattacaggAGATGATTGTGTAGCTATAAACAACGGAAGTGTGAATATCAACATTACAAGGATGAATTGTGGACCGGGCCATGGaataaggtatatatatgtttgattgaCCAATACCATTATATACATAATActcatttttttattctacaaatgaattttattatcaatctaaatatgtatatatatatatatatacgattaAATTACAGTGTGGGAAGTCTAGggaaagatggagaagaatctATGGTTGAGAATATCCAAGTGACTAATAGTACCTTCTTTAGGACGAAAAATGGAGTTAGAATTAAGACATGGCCggtaataattgttttgttacatttttccatattaaaactaaataaattatgaacatattGACACAGtggtttaaatgatatatatatatatatatatatatatatcttcttttctttaaagaATGGAAAAGGATatgcaaaaaatatattttttaaaggcCTCACATTGAGAGAAACCAAAAATCCGATAATAATCGACCAAAACTATGTCGATAAGGGTCGCCTAGATGTGGAGGTAATTGATCTtaagattattttttctaataaataaaaaatattataattttaactaGGCTGCGaacatatttgtaatatttttttgtgtaggAATCAGCTGTGGCAATTAGTAACGTGAAATTCACAGATATTCATGGAACTTCACAACTCGATGAGATTATAAAGATTGATTGCAGTAAAGTCACATATTGCAAAGACATTGTTCttgacaaaattaatatttctaCGATCGAAGGAAATAAGCCAATTGTTGAATGCAAGAATGTGTATGGAAAGTCTATTAATGCTAACGAGGTCAATGGTTGTTTCGAAAGATAGTATCCATTTTCATAGAAAATATGtcatataaaaatttgttatttcaTATAGCGAATGATTTTATGTAATGATATATGatcaactatttttatatatctgatCGAATAAAACAGTGTTATATTAAGATTATTTCAATATAGTCATGAGCTAGTAATTTACTATTATCAGCACACTAAGCGATTTGTTAAACTTATCTATGTTATTTCATTTATGCGAATCAATAAGAACTTACAATAAATTGGTTCTCCTTTCTCTCTAATCATATTGCATGATAGAGGTCTCAAACACAATATAAGATAAAAAGGGCATTGGCTCTTGTCATTCAGGTAATAAATTAGCCCGGGATCTATTGCTTTTTAAGTgattttacac is from Camelina sativa cultivar DH55 chromosome 20, Cs, whole genome shotgun sequence and encodes:
- the LOC104771659 gene encoding probable polygalacturonase At3g15720, encoding MSRKLKIAEYEPLLDKLRKKFKSWSIKCLSFAGRVQLIASVINGIVNFLISTFMLPKGCVRKIESLFSRFLWSGSIEGSTGAKIACSGEIIIRVVLLLTLLNSVLVNGQIYDVLKFGAKGDGLTDESKAFLEAWKAMCGSGGNPKTLLIPSNKTFLLQPLVFQGPCKSPSVQVKFDGKIVAPRDKTEWSDYKSLIWVSFKKIIGLTVSGSGSIDGRGSSFWKPRMSASKRPTQLHFKNCNNLNIIGITSFNSPRNHIAINKCKRVKITKIKLVAPKDSPNTDGIDISGSRDVDIYDTVIGTGDDCVAINNGSVNINITRMNCGPGHGISVGSLGKDGEESMVENIQVTNSTFFRTKNGVRIKTWPNGKGYAKNIFFKGLTLRETKNPIIIDQNYVDKGRLDVEESAVAISNVKFTDIHGTSQLDEIIKIDCSKVTYCKDIVLDKINISTIEGNKPIVECKNVYGKSINANEVNGCFER